A part of Amycolatopsis camponoti genomic DNA contains:
- a CDS encoding MlaD family protein, whose protein sequence is MLTRRVRLQVVLFIVIALATTAFVGANYAGLGRLFGSGSYVVKLELAEGGGLFTNGEVTYRGVAVGRVGELRLTVTGTEADLLIDDGAPPIPEDSRAVVANRSAVGEQYVDLQPRTADAPYLAAGSVIRRESTTLPLPVNSLLTDLDSFTASVPTQDLRTVVDELDDALRGAGPDLQTLMDSATTFTHEASANLPQTSKLINDGATVLRTQVDSSSEWRSFSSNARVFAQQLARSDGDLRRLIATAPPAATELSTLLKENDPGLPILLANLLTTARVFGTRTAAEESLFANLPRAVAGVGSALNPRGDALRMALVLNFDNPPPCVQGYGGTRHRPSDDLSPLPFDTGAACTLPYGNESSVRGVQNAPHPPVPEPAVPGGLTGLDGQATSTSLEEMLWLR, encoded by the coding sequence ATGCTGACGCGCAGAGTACGTCTTCAGGTCGTGCTGTTCATCGTGATCGCGTTGGCCACCACGGCTTTCGTCGGCGCGAACTACGCCGGGCTCGGCCGGCTGTTCGGGTCCGGCAGCTACGTGGTGAAGCTGGAGCTGGCCGAGGGCGGCGGCCTGTTCACCAACGGCGAGGTGACCTACCGCGGCGTCGCCGTCGGCCGGGTCGGCGAGCTGCGGCTGACCGTCACCGGGACCGAGGCCGACCTGCTGATCGACGACGGCGCCCCGCCCATCCCGGAGGACTCCCGCGCGGTGGTGGCGAACCGGTCGGCCGTCGGCGAGCAGTACGTCGACCTGCAGCCGCGCACGGCCGACGCGCCCTACCTCGCGGCGGGCTCGGTCATCCGGCGCGAGTCGACGACGCTGCCGCTGCCGGTGAACAGCCTGCTGACGGACCTGGACTCGTTCACCGCGTCGGTGCCGACCCAGGACCTCCGCACGGTGGTCGACGAGCTCGACGACGCCCTGCGCGGCGCCGGCCCGGACCTGCAGACGCTGATGGACTCGGCGACGACGTTCACGCACGAGGCGAGCGCGAACCTGCCGCAGACGTCGAAGCTGATCAACGACGGCGCGACGGTGCTGCGCACCCAGGTCGACTCGTCGTCTGAGTGGCGCTCGTTCAGCAGCAACGCCCGGGTCTTCGCCCAGCAGCTGGCCCGCTCCGACGGCGACCTGCGGCGCCTGATCGCGACCGCCCCGCCCGCGGCGACGGAGCTTTCGACATTGCTGAAGGAGAACGACCCGGGGCTGCCGATCCTGCTGGCCAACCTCCTGACGACGGCCCGGGTGTTCGGCACCCGCACCGCGGCGGAGGAGTCGCTGTTCGCGAACCTGCCGCGCGCGGTCGCCGGGGTGGGGTCGGCACTGAACCCCCGGGGTGACGCGCTGCGGATGGCGCTGGTGCTGAACTTCGACAACCCGCCGCCGTGCGTCCAGGGCTACGGCGGGACGCGGCACCGGCCCAGCGACGACCTTTCGCCGTTGCCGTTCGACACCGGAGCGGCGTGCACGCTGCCGTACGGCAACGAGAGTTCGGTGCGCGGCGTGCAGAACGCGCCGCACCCGCCGGTGCCGGAACCGGCCGTGCCGGGCGGGCTGACCGGACTCGACGGGCAGGCGACGTCGACGAGCCTCGAGGAGATGCTGTGGCTGCGGTGA
- a CDS encoding MCE family protein — MKRILTAVTIGCLALAGCSGGEFKGVYDFPLPGGADLGDHPFAVTAQFADVLDLVPQAAVKVGDVPVGRVREIRLGGDGWTAEAVLDVNGDVVLPAGAVARLRQSSLLGEKFVELAAPDGEASNAGGARLVNGATIPLDRTNRNPEFEEIFGALSLLLNGGGIGQLQTINKELSKVMDGNEAQIRSFLSGVNTLMTDLDAHRSDITEALDGLNRLSATLANRHEQVSGALTDLTPGLQTLTDQRTQLVSMLQALDRLSTVATDVVDRSRDDMVADLRALAPILGQLADAGADLPKSLQMLPTFPFPDSVLPAIKGDYVNAYASMIPASGVPLPPPGEGVPPGLPPLPIPSGGQ, encoded by the coding sequence ATGAAGCGGATCCTCACCGCCGTGACCATCGGGTGCCTGGCCCTCGCGGGCTGCTCGGGCGGCGAGTTCAAGGGCGTCTACGACTTCCCGCTGCCGGGCGGCGCCGACCTCGGTGACCACCCGTTCGCGGTGACCGCGCAGTTCGCCGACGTCCTCGACCTCGTGCCGCAGGCCGCCGTCAAGGTCGGCGACGTCCCGGTCGGGCGGGTGCGGGAGATCCGGCTGGGCGGCGACGGGTGGACGGCCGAAGCGGTCCTGGACGTCAACGGCGACGTCGTGCTGCCGGCCGGCGCCGTCGCGCGGCTGCGCCAGTCCAGCCTGCTGGGCGAGAAGTTCGTCGAGCTGGCCGCGCCGGACGGCGAGGCGTCGAACGCGGGCGGCGCGCGGCTGGTGAACGGCGCGACGATCCCCCTGGACCGCACGAACCGCAACCCCGAGTTCGAGGAGATCTTCGGCGCCCTTTCGCTGCTGCTCAACGGCGGCGGGATCGGGCAGCTGCAGACGATCAACAAAGAGCTGTCGAAGGTGATGGACGGCAACGAGGCGCAGATCCGCTCGTTCCTGTCCGGGGTGAACACCCTGATGACGGACCTGGACGCGCACCGGTCGGACATCACCGAGGCGCTGGACGGGCTGAACCGGCTCTCCGCGACGCTCGCGAACCGCCACGAGCAGGTCTCCGGCGCGCTCACCGACCTGACGCCCGGCCTGCAGACCCTCACCGACCAGCGCACCCAGCTCGTCTCGATGCTGCAGGCGCTGGACCGGCTGTCCACGGTGGCCACCGACGTCGTCGACCGCAGCCGCGACGACATGGTGGCCGACCTGCGCGCGCTGGCGCCGATCCTGGGCCAGCTCGCGGACGCCGGGGCCGACCTGCCGAAGTCGCTGCAGATGCTGCCGACGTTCCCGTTCCCCGACTCGGTGCTCCCGGCGATCAAGGGCGACTACGTCAACGCGTACGCGTCGATGATCCCGGCGTCCGGCGTGCCGCTGCCCCCGCCCGGCGAGGGCGTGCCGCCCGGCCTGCCGCCGCTCCCGATCCCCTCGGGAGGTCAGTGA
- a CDS encoding MCE family protein, producing the protein MSALTTTRAGVLTTRFIAAAILLALVVTAALWWVFSGTGEHHVTAFFSRAVGVYSGSDVRVLGVRIGQVDSVTPRGEQVQVDMTVDGSVGIAEDTTVLVIAPSVVADRYVQFAKPARGGPRLKNGASIPVRRTATPVELDQLYASLDSLSKALGPNGANSQGALSDLLKTGAQNLQGNGQAFNDSVRNFAQLARTLAGNSGDLFGTVDELQRFTTMLSTNDQQVSGVNQQLAQISGTLAANSGELAHALDSLGQALGDVQTFIRDNRGAIKSTVDDLVTTTRTLVEQRQSLADTLDGAPLAVTNVLNAIDPATGRLRGRGNLDYYLPLPVTGDVYTNEGGGR; encoded by the coding sequence GTGAGCGCGCTGACCACCACCCGTGCGGGGGTACTGACCACCCGGTTCATCGCCGCCGCGATCCTGCTCGCGCTGGTCGTGACGGCCGCGCTGTGGTGGGTGTTCTCGGGCACCGGCGAGCACCACGTCACGGCGTTCTTCTCCCGCGCGGTCGGCGTCTACTCCGGCTCCGACGTCCGCGTGCTCGGCGTCCGCATCGGCCAGGTCGACTCCGTCACCCCGCGCGGCGAGCAGGTGCAGGTGGACATGACCGTCGACGGCTCGGTCGGCATCGCCGAGGACACGACGGTGCTGGTGATCGCCCCCAGCGTCGTCGCCGACCGCTACGTCCAGTTCGCCAAGCCGGCCCGCGGCGGGCCGCGGCTGAAGAACGGCGCGTCCATCCCGGTGCGGCGGACGGCCACCCCGGTGGAGCTCGACCAGCTCTACGCCAGCCTCGACTCGCTGTCGAAAGCCCTCGGCCCGAACGGCGCGAACTCCCAGGGCGCGCTGTCGGACCTGCTCAAGACCGGCGCGCAGAACCTGCAGGGCAACGGGCAGGCGTTCAACGACAGCGTCCGCAACTTCGCCCAGCTCGCCCGGACGCTGGCCGGCAACTCGGGCGACCTGTTCGGCACCGTGGACGAGCTGCAGCGGTTCACGACCATGCTCTCGACCAACGACCAGCAGGTCAGCGGCGTCAACCAGCAGCTGGCGCAGATCTCCGGCACCTTGGCCGCCAACAGCGGCGAGCTGGCCCACGCGCTCGACAGCCTCGGCCAGGCGCTCGGCGACGTCCAGACGTTCATCCGGGACAACCGCGGCGCGATCAAGTCCACTGTGGACGACCTGGTGACGACGACGCGGACGCTCGTCGAGCAGCGCCAGTCGCTGGCCGACACCCTCGACGGCGCACCGCTGGCCGTGACGAACGTGCTCAACGCGATCGACCCGGCGACCGGGCGGCTGAGGGGCCGCGGCAACCTCGACTACTACCTGCCCCTGCCGGTCACCGGCGACGTCTACACCAACGAGGGGGGTGGGCGATGA
- a CDS encoding MCE family protein, with translation MKSFKERNPIALGVVGSVALAALLTVTFNYDNLPIVGGGTTYQAEFSEAAGLQADDEVRIAGIKVGEVRDVELADDHVLVTFRVKDAWVGDRTTADIKIKTLLGRKFLALNPTGDGVQNPDQAIPRTRTVTPYDVTDAFNGLADTVGAIDTKQLADSFTTLSDTFRNSPEHVRSALDGLSQLSQTVSSRDGEIAELLANARKLTTTLANSNEDFEKLIDDGNLLLTELNRRRDAIHDLLTGSARLADQLRGLIAENSDPLKKALQSLSQVTDLLKRQNDNLTKGLQLAGPYFRVVTNTTGNGRWIDAYLCGLLPENHDPCTAPGGTK, from the coding sequence GTGAAGTCCTTCAAGGAGCGCAACCCGATCGCCCTCGGCGTGGTCGGCAGCGTCGCGCTGGCCGCGCTGCTCACCGTCACGTTCAACTACGACAACCTGCCGATCGTCGGCGGCGGCACCACCTACCAGGCCGAGTTCTCCGAGGCCGCGGGCCTGCAGGCGGACGACGAGGTGCGGATCGCCGGCATCAAGGTCGGCGAGGTCCGCGACGTCGAGCTGGCCGACGACCACGTCCTGGTGACCTTCCGGGTCAAGGACGCGTGGGTCGGCGACCGCACGACCGCCGACATCAAGATCAAGACGTTGCTGGGCCGCAAGTTCCTCGCGCTGAACCCGACCGGCGACGGCGTGCAGAACCCCGACCAGGCGATCCCGCGCACCCGGACGGTCACGCCCTACGACGTCACCGACGCGTTCAACGGCCTGGCCGACACGGTCGGCGCGATCGACACCAAGCAGCTCGCGGACAGCTTCACCACGCTGTCCGACACCTTCCGCAACTCCCCCGAGCACGTCCGCAGCGCGCTCGACGGCCTGTCGCAGCTGTCCCAGACGGTCTCCAGCCGCGACGGCGAGATCGCCGAGCTGCTGGCCAACGCGCGGAAGCTGACCACGACGCTGGCGAACTCGAACGAGGACTTCGAAAAGCTGATCGACGACGGCAACCTGCTGCTGACCGAGCTGAACCGCCGCCGCGACGCGATCCACGACCTGCTCACCGGCTCGGCACGGCTGGCCGACCAGCTGCGCGGCCTGATCGCGGAGAACTCCGACCCGCTCAAGAAGGCGCTGCAGTCGCTGTCCCAGGTCACCGATCTGCTGAAGCGGCAGAACGACAACCTCACCAAGGGCTTGCAGCTGGCCGGGCCGTACTTCCGCGTGGTCACCAACACCACCGGCAACGGGCGTTGGATCGACGCCTACCTCTGCGGCCTGCTGCCGGAGAACCACGACCCCTGCACCGCGCCGGGAGGCACCAAGTGA
- a CDS encoding MCE family protein, whose translation MRNIASPLIKSLIFIVITVLATTLLAVSITNSGVGAGEHYTAKFLDATSLNAGDDVRISGVRVGQVESLEISDRNRALVGFSLDQGRRLPADVHAVIKYRNMVGQRYIALERGTTGTRDQLPEGGEIPLDRTTPALDLTDLFNGFKPLFQALSPNDVNELSGEIVQVLQGEGGTVESLLAHTGSLTTTLAGRDKVIGEVIGNLNSVLKTVNGKGDALANLVSTLRQLVSGLAGDRAAIGDAISGIGDLTQSTAGLFEQARPPLKESIAGLQEVAGTLAQKQSDVDSFLTNLPVKFTEIGRVASYGTWMNFFLCRATLQTTPPRGVYVPTARCDS comes from the coding sequence GTGAGGAACATCGCCTCCCCGCTCATCAAGAGCCTGATCTTCATCGTCATCACCGTCCTGGCGACGACGCTGCTGGCCGTGTCCATCACGAACTCCGGCGTCGGCGCGGGCGAGCACTACACGGCGAAGTTCCTCGACGCCACCTCGCTCAACGCCGGCGACGACGTGCGCATCTCCGGCGTCCGCGTCGGCCAGGTCGAGTCCCTCGAGATCAGCGACCGCAACCGGGCGCTCGTCGGGTTCTCCCTCGACCAGGGCCGACGGCTGCCCGCCGACGTCCACGCGGTCATCAAGTACCGCAACATGGTGGGCCAGCGGTACATCGCACTGGAACGCGGCACCACCGGCACGCGCGACCAGCTGCCCGAGGGCGGCGAGATCCCGCTCGACCGCACGACCCCCGCGCTGGACCTCACCGACCTGTTCAACGGCTTCAAGCCGCTGTTCCAGGCGCTGTCGCCGAACGACGTCAACGAGCTCTCCGGCGAGATCGTCCAGGTGCTGCAGGGCGAAGGCGGCACCGTCGAAAGCCTGCTGGCCCACACCGGTTCGCTGACCACCACCCTCGCCGGGCGCGACAAGGTGATCGGCGAGGTGATCGGGAACCTCAACTCGGTGCTCAAGACGGTCAACGGCAAGGGCGACGCACTGGCGAACCTGGTGTCCACGCTGCGGCAGCTCGTGTCCGGGCTGGCCGGTGACCGCGCCGCGATCGGCGACGCCATCAGCGGGATCGGCGACCTGACGCAGTCGACGGCGGGCCTGTTCGAGCAGGCGCGGCCGCCGCTGAAGGAGAGCATCGCCGGGCTGCAGGAGGTGGCCGGCACGCTGGCGCAGAAGCAGTCCGATGTGGACAGCTTCCTGACGAACCTCCCGGTCAAGTTCACCGAGATCGGCCGCGTCGCCTCCTACGGAACGTGGATGAACTTCTTCCTGTGCCGCGCCACGCTGCAGACCACGCCCCCGCGCGGCGTGTACGTCCCGACGGCGAGGTGCGACTCGTGA
- a CDS encoding MCE family protein: MRQETRRKAGIRTAGVLFLVVMGVLVTLSIKVYDKDFVSTVPVTLKASRVGNQLSPGGQVKARGVLVGEIREVRATPQGAEIALALEPGKVDMLPRNVSALLVPKTLFGERYVQLSIPDGVRAPHLAAGDTIEQDRSANAIELERVFDNLLPLLKAVQPQKLATTLTAVSTALQGRGEQLGQTIGTAADYLKDFNSDLPTLTKDIRDLATVSHLYGDIAPDLLDALTSSAVTLNTVKEKQADLAGVYQQVTSSSQEVTNFLQNNRDNLIALAADSRAPLEVAAKYSPSFACTISSLSALKGSMDKVLGADRGEPGLHAEVSVTADSGKYLPGRDDPRFTGGGEPRCYPSGVAPTTGTAAAAPGSAGHPLLTGGEGDLGVANSPQEEQLLATLVAPSIGVPAAQVPEWSSVLVGPLYRGTEVKLK, encoded by the coding sequence ATGAGACAGGAGACCCGCCGCAAGGCCGGGATCCGCACCGCGGGCGTGCTGTTCCTGGTGGTGATGGGCGTGCTCGTGACGCTCTCGATCAAGGTGTACGACAAGGACTTCGTCAGCACGGTCCCGGTGACGCTCAAGGCGAGCCGCGTCGGCAACCAGCTGTCCCCCGGCGGCCAGGTCAAGGCCCGCGGGGTGCTCGTCGGCGAGATCCGCGAGGTCCGGGCGACGCCGCAGGGCGCCGAGATAGCGCTTGCCCTGGAGCCGGGCAAAGTGGACATGCTGCCGCGCAACGTTTCCGCGTTGCTCGTGCCGAAGACGTTGTTCGGCGAGCGGTACGTCCAGCTGTCCATCCCGGACGGTGTCCGGGCCCCGCACCTGGCCGCGGGCGACACGATCGAGCAGGACCGCTCGGCCAACGCGATCGAGCTGGAACGCGTCTTCGACAACCTGCTGCCGCTGCTCAAGGCCGTCCAGCCGCAGAAGCTCGCGACGACGCTGACCGCGGTGTCGACGGCGTTGCAGGGCCGCGGCGAACAGCTCGGGCAGACGATCGGCACCGCCGCGGACTACCTGAAGGACTTCAACTCCGACCTGCCGACGCTCACGAAGGACATCCGCGACCTGGCCACGGTTTCGCACCTCTACGGCGACATCGCTCCCGACCTGCTCGACGCGCTCACGTCCTCGGCGGTCACGCTCAACACCGTCAAGGAGAAGCAGGCCGACCTCGCCGGGGTCTACCAGCAGGTGACGTCGTCGTCCCAGGAGGTCACGAACTTCCTGCAGAACAACCGGGACAACCTCATCGCGCTGGCGGCCGACAGCCGCGCGCCGCTCGAGGTCGCCGCGAAGTACTCCCCCAGCTTCGCCTGCACCATCAGCTCGCTGAGTGCCCTGAAGGGATCCATGGACAAGGTCCTCGGCGCGGACCGCGGCGAACCCGGCCTGCACGCCGAGGTTTCGGTGACCGCCGACAGCGGCAAGTACCTGCCCGGCCGCGACGACCCGCGCTTCACCGGCGGCGGCGAGCCGCGCTGCTACCCCTCCGGTGTCGCCCCGACGACCGGGACCGCCGCCGCGGCCCCCGGCAGCGCCGGCCACCCGCTGCTCACCGGCGGCGAGGGCGACCTCGGTGTCGCGAACTCCCCGCAGGAGGAGCAGCTGCTGGCCACGCTGGTCGCGCCGTCGATCGGCGTGCCGGCCGCGCAGGTCCCGGAGTGGAGCTCCGTGCTCGTCGGGCCGCTCTACCGCGGCACGGAGGTGAAGCTCAAGTGA
- a CDS encoding MlaE family ABC transporter permease has translation MTTTEVPKTARVREAVDRRFGFLDTLGDQILFFLRAIAWTPRAVHRYLREITRLLAEVSFGSGALAVIGGTIGVMIGMTVATGTVVGLQGYSALNQVGTSAFAGFVSAYFNTREIAPLVSGLALSATVGCGFTAQLGAMRISEEIDALEVMGIPSVPYLVTTRVIAGFLAVIPLYAIGLLSSYLASRQVTVWFFGQSAGTYDHYFLLFLPPGDVLWSFGKVLVFSVVVVLAHCYYGFRASGGPAGVGVAVGRAVRTAIVAISVLDFFLSLAIWGATTTVQVAG, from the coding sequence GTGACGACCACGGAAGTCCCCAAGACCGCGCGCGTGCGCGAGGCCGTCGACCGCCGGTTCGGGTTCCTCGACACCCTCGGCGACCAGATCCTGTTCTTCCTCCGCGCGATCGCGTGGACGCCGCGGGCGGTCCACCGGTACCTGCGCGAGATCACGCGCCTGCTGGCCGAGGTCAGCTTCGGCAGCGGCGCGCTCGCCGTCATCGGCGGCACGATCGGCGTGATGATCGGGATGACCGTCGCCACCGGCACGGTCGTCGGCCTGCAGGGCTACTCCGCGCTCAACCAGGTCGGGACGTCGGCGTTCGCCGGGTTCGTCTCCGCCTACTTCAACACGCGCGAGATCGCGCCGCTGGTGAGCGGGCTCGCGCTGTCCGCCACCGTCGGCTGCGGCTTCACCGCGCAGCTCGGCGCGATGCGGATCTCCGAGGAGATCGACGCCCTCGAGGTCATGGGCATCCCGAGCGTCCCGTACCTGGTGACGACCCGGGTGATCGCCGGCTTCCTCGCCGTCATCCCGCTCTACGCGATCGGGCTGCTGTCGAGCTACCTGGCCTCCCGGCAGGTCACCGTGTGGTTCTTCGGCCAGTCCGCGGGCACCTACGACCACTACTTCCTGCTGTTCCTCCCACCCGGCGACGTGCTGTGGTCGTTCGGGAAGGTGCTCGTCTTCAGCGTCGTCGTGGTCCTGGCCCACTGCTACTACGGCTTCCGCGCGAGCGGCGGCCCGGCCGGCGTCGGCGTGGCGGTCGGGCGCGCGGTGCGCACCGCGATCGTCGCGATCAGCGTGCTCGACTTCTTCCTGTCCCTGGCGATCTGGGGCGCGACGACCACCGTGCAGGTGGCCGGATGA
- a CDS encoding MlaE family ABC transporter permease, whose translation MAERTTTPSFPGAAALRQTGRLYGLGLDVVRLTFRRPFQLRELIQQFWFIASVSILPTALVSIPFGAVIALHIGSLTTQIGAQSFTGAASVLAIIQQASPIVTALLVAGAGGSAVCADLGSRTIREEIDAMEVLGVSPVQRLIVPRVLAAMGVAIFLNGMVSVVGVLGGYFFNVIMQHGTPGAYLASFSALAQLPDLWISEIKAVIFGFVAGVVAAYRGLNPKGGPKGVGDAVNQSVVITFLLLFVLNLVLTTVYLQLVPPKGS comes from the coding sequence ATGGCCGAACGGACGACGACGCCGTCGTTCCCCGGGGCCGCCGCGCTGCGGCAGACCGGACGGCTCTACGGGCTCGGCCTCGACGTCGTCCGGCTGACGTTCCGCCGCCCGTTCCAGCTGCGTGAGCTGATCCAGCAGTTCTGGTTCATCGCGAGCGTCTCGATCCTGCCGACGGCGCTGGTCTCGATCCCGTTCGGCGCGGTCATCGCGCTGCACATCGGGTCGCTGACCACGCAGATCGGCGCGCAGTCCTTCACCGGTGCGGCCAGCGTGCTCGCGATCATCCAGCAGGCCAGCCCGATCGTCACCGCGCTGCTCGTCGCCGGCGCGGGAGGAAGCGCCGTCTGCGCCGATCTCGGCTCGCGCACCATCCGCGAAGAGATCGACGCCATGGAGGTCCTCGGCGTCTCGCCCGTCCAGCGGCTGATCGTGCCGCGGGTGCTCGCCGCCATGGGCGTCGCGATCTTCCTCAACGGCATGGTGAGCGTCGTCGGCGTGCTCGGCGGCTACTTCTTCAACGTGATCATGCAGCACGGGACGCCGGGCGCGTACCTGGCCAGCTTCTCGGCGCTGGCCCAGCTGCCCGACCTGTGGATCAGCGAGATCAAGGCGGTCATCTTCGGCTTCGTCGCCGGGGTCGTCGCCGCCTACCGCGGGCTGAACCCCAAGGGCGGGCCGAAGGGCGTCGGCGACGCCGTCAACCAGTCCGTGGTCATCACGTTCCTGCTGCTGTTCGTGCTGAACCTCGTGCTCACCACCGTCTACCTGCAACTCGTGCCGCCCAAGGGGAGCTGA
- a CDS encoding LLM class flavin-dependent oxidoreductase: MSSLPDVPLSVLDLSPVSEGNTVGETLRNTLDLARAAERLGYHRYWLAEHHNMPGIASSATVVLIGHVADATERIRVGSGGIMLPNHAPLVVAEQFGTLEAFHPGRIDLGIGRAPGTDQRTALALRGPGGLSAENFPEHLQELVGYFTHSEARGVNAVVAEGNQPPVWLLGSSGFSAQLAGRLGLPFSFAHHFAAENTIPAVQLYRENFRPGVLDEPYVMLGVSVVAAETDDRAQFLAGPSGLTFLSLRRGRPIALPTPEEAAEYPYTEMDRAFLAERFGSSIVGSPETVHKGLEQLLADTGADELMVTTMVHGHADRVRSYELLAGLKS; encoded by the coding sequence GTGAGCTCACTGCCTGACGTACCGCTGTCCGTGCTCGACCTGTCCCCCGTTTCCGAGGGGAACACCGTCGGCGAGACGCTGCGAAACACCCTCGACCTCGCCCGTGCCGCGGAGCGGCTGGGCTACCACCGCTACTGGCTGGCCGAGCACCACAACATGCCCGGCATCGCCAGCTCCGCCACCGTCGTGCTGATCGGGCACGTCGCCGACGCGACCGAGCGCATCCGCGTCGGGTCGGGCGGGATCATGCTGCCCAACCACGCGCCGCTGGTGGTCGCCGAGCAGTTCGGCACGCTGGAGGCGTTCCACCCGGGCCGCATCGACCTCGGCATCGGCCGCGCGCCGGGCACCGACCAGCGGACGGCGCTCGCCCTGCGCGGCCCCGGCGGGCTGTCCGCGGAGAACTTCCCGGAGCACCTGCAGGAGCTGGTCGGCTACTTCACCCACTCCGAGGCGCGCGGCGTCAACGCGGTGGTGGCCGAGGGCAACCAGCCGCCGGTGTGGCTGCTGGGTTCGAGCGGCTTCAGCGCGCAGCTGGCCGGGCGGCTCGGGCTGCCGTTCTCGTTCGCGCACCACTTCGCCGCGGAGAACACGATCCCGGCCGTGCAGCTCTACCGCGAGAACTTCCGGCCCGGGGTGCTCGACGAGCCGTACGTGATGCTCGGCGTGTCCGTGGTCGCCGCGGAAACCGACGACCGCGCGCAGTTCCTGGCCGGGCCGTCCGGGCTGACGTTCCTGAGTCTCCGCCGCGGCCGCCCGATCGCGCTGCCGACGCCGGAGGAAGCCGCCGAATACCCGTACACGGAGATGGACCGCGCGTTCCTGGCCGAGCGGTTCGGCTCGAGCATCGTCGGCTCGCCGGAGACGGTCCACAAGGGACTCGAACAGCTCCTGGCCGACACCGGCGCGGACGAGCTGATGGTCACGACCATGGTCCACGGCCACGCGGACCGCGTCCGCTCCTACGAGCTGCTGGCCGGCCTCAAGTCCTGA
- a CDS encoding FAD-dependent monooxygenase codes for MDVAVIGAGPVGLMLAAELRLGGAEVVVLERRATPDERPRANGLGGRIVEQLDHRGLLARFRAEAAFAGPFPGFPFGPVPLNFAGLDTPMRGLMLQQPRMEALLAERAVELGAEIRRGHELADLDTVRGPDGSYRLTARYIVGCDGAHSRVRELAGIGFPGTTDDELMRLGHFRTDLPLFTSELRRGWNRRPGGRVLVTSLTPGVMIAGVREVAPEPAGEPTLEEFRDAVRRVLGTDLALGEPLWLSRTVSSARLAERYRVGRVFLAGDAAHVFPAGGSSLNVGLLDAVNLGWKLAAVVRGAADESLLDSYHAERHPVAARTLTQTRVQALLDRLTGEDGDALRTLFGELAALPPATRHLAGLLRDADELPYVPDLPLTVGGRATRVAEVMRAARPVLFDFAGRADLREAAGPDVKIVTADCPEAPADALLARPDGVIVFSGDDPAALREAMTAPGR; via the coding sequence ATGGATGTCGCGGTGATCGGCGCGGGCCCGGTGGGCCTCATGCTGGCGGCGGAGCTGCGGCTCGGCGGGGCCGAGGTCGTGGTCCTGGAGCGGCGGGCCACTCCGGACGAGCGGCCGCGGGCGAACGGGCTCGGCGGCCGGATCGTCGAGCAGCTGGACCACCGCGGCCTGCTGGCGAGGTTCCGCGCCGAGGCGGCGTTCGCCGGGCCGTTCCCCGGGTTCCCGTTCGGGCCGGTGCCCCTGAACTTCGCCGGGCTGGACACGCCGATGCGCGGCCTGATGCTGCAGCAGCCGCGGATGGAAGCCCTGCTGGCCGAGCGCGCCGTCGAGCTCGGCGCCGAGATCCGGCGGGGACACGAGCTGGCCGACCTCGACACCGTCCGCGGCCCGGACGGCTCCTACCGCCTGACCGCGCGGTACATCGTCGGCTGCGACGGCGCGCACAGCCGCGTCCGCGAGCTGGCCGGGATCGGGTTCCCCGGCACCACCGACGACGAGCTGATGCGCCTCGGGCACTTCCGGACGGACCTGCCCCTCTTCACTTCGGAGTTGCGGCGGGGCTGGAACCGGCGGCCCGGCGGGCGCGTACTGGTGACGTCACTGACCCCGGGCGTCATGATCGCCGGCGTCCGGGAGGTCGCGCCGGAACCGGCCGGGGAGCCGACGCTCGAGGAGTTCCGGGACGCCGTGCGGCGCGTGCTCGGCACCGACCTGGCGCTGGGCGAGCCACTGTGGCTGTCGCGGACGGTCAGCTCCGCCCGGCTCGCCGAGCGGTACCGCGTCGGGCGCGTGTTCCTGGCCGGGGACGCGGCGCACGTCTTCCCGGCCGGCGGCTCGTCGCTCAACGTCGGGCTGCTGGACGCGGTCAACCTCGGCTGGAAGCTCGCCGCCGTCGTGCGCGGTGCGGCCGACGAGTCCTTGCTCGACAGCTACCACGCCGAACGGCACCCGGTCGCCGCGCGGACGTTGACCCAGACCCGCGTCCAGGCCCTGCTCGACCGCCTGACCGGCGAAGACGGCGACGCCCTGCGGACGCTCTTCGGCGAGCTGGCAGCCCTTCCCCCGGCGACGCGGCACCTGGCCGGGCTGCTGCGGGACGCCGACGAGCTGCCGTACGTCCCCGACCTGCCGCTGACCGTCGGCGGCCGCGCCACCCGCGTGGCCGAGGTCATGCGCGCGGCGCGTCCGGTGCTGTTCGACTTCGCCGGCCGCGCCGACCTGCGGGAAGCCGCCGGCCCGGACGTGAAGATCGTCACGGCGGACTGCCCGGAAGCCCCGGCCGACGCGCTTTTGGCGCGGCCGGACGGCGTCATCGTGTTCAGCGGCGACGATCCGGCGGCGTTGCGGGAAGCAATGACGGCACCGGGGCGTTGA